AACGATGGGAGAGTGGGAGCTACGTCTTCATTGAAAGATGGAAAGGAGACTTTGTGGAGAGGAGGAGGCTGAAGAAGGGTGATGAGATTGGAATTTATTGGGATCCCGGCaattcaagatttaattttagcCTTCTCAAGCGGGGGCCTAGCTTGGATTAACACGTAGCTCCATTCATGTCTCTTTTAATTTCTGTCAAGTATATTGCAAAACAACTAGAGAGGCAAATTGCCtgctttataatattttatattcttactttattatgttttttcatTGGATTAACATACccaacaattttaaataaacattaTATTCTTAAATTACGAAATTTTTAGGCATTAAAATGCCTGGAAAATGTcaatctattaaaaatgtggtatattttaggtagttgagaatttagtatattttcatcacGTTGTTGCTCTCTATGATGTAAGAAACCTTTGAGTTAAAAATTGTCctttgattttatgaagaaaaaagggTGTCTACAAAAGTGGAGATAAGCATTTTGGgaggaaaattctttttaattacttctataacatgtcaactttttaatatgtagcatttttgaCAATTGTATGAGATCTTGATCCTTCTCTATTAGGGctcgtttgtttcgacgtaaaaatgtttttggtcaaattttttcaaacataatttaaaacacTGACAGCTTTTGAGCTTGGCTTGCTGCCATCTAACTAGTAATTAAATTAGATCGGTTGGGAATTGGGCTGACAAGATAGTCTAGCCCACCTAAACCGTAAGATGGGCTTGCAAACGCAAAGCCCACTACGATAGACCTGATCCCGTAAGTGTGTGCGTAACAGGGGATTTGTTCCAACAACTTATCCAATCCCGCAATATCATCAACACCCCTAATTCAGAGCCTAGAGGGATGAGATCCTGAGGTTATTATTACTTTCAACTCTCTTTCTAAAAATTATACATTGACTTAAACATTGAAGTTATCTCTCACCGACACCCATCAATAAGCTCCCATGCTTAGTATTGGATACTAGGAAACTGTTCTAGCAAGATCAAAATTTGCTTGGATAATTGAAGCTAGCGAGGTAGTGAGCAATGAGGTTTTGAGAAGGTGGGCCTACACATACTCAAAGATACACAAAGCTAGGTTTCAAAGGGTGCAAAACTTCACCGGAAGCCCCATTAAAACccaatgtcaaaaataaaaataaaaataaataaataaaccactCTATATGAAACTCTCACCTGCCCAAATAAATTATTAGAcagttcaaaatttattaataattcaaataaataattgttatgAATCCTTATCTAGCCAAATTGACTTATCCTACATACTACCAACATAATACCAATCAAAGCTCTGCCTTTACCCTTGGGCTATCAAGAAGAGGATTGAGAGAAGTGATATTTATTTAGCCTTTGGCAAGGTTCTTGTTAAGTGAATTTGGGGTCCAACAAATTtgtagaacaaaaaaaaaaagaaaaagtaaaatgacaattttgccATTGTCATTTCTATAAACGCATTGAAAATATCAAGTGCCTTCGTTAAAACCAATAAGAAGATTGGCAGTTTCCAAACGAAATCCATCAATCTATAGAAGTAAGCAAGGACAAAGAGAACGAAGCTAGCAATGGTGGCGGCAACTCTTATTTAACTCCTTCATTCCCATGACCACAACAATGGCTTCCCATGCTCTCCTCCCTCCATTAATGGCAACTCTATTTGCCACCATTCTTGCTTCCACCACATCCATCAAAGCAAGCCTTATTTACCCTCTCAATTGCTCTACTCAAACAATAATCAAGACATGTAATGCCTCCCTGTACCACATAAACGACAGTGGTCGATGAGAAGAACAAATTGCCTCCCTTTACTCTGGCAATCTATCCCAAATGAACCCAATAATGCATGGCAACGACAAACAAGATTACCTCATCAATGTCCCTTGCTCTTGCACAGATATAAGTGGCACTGTCGGATATTTCTACGACACATCCTATGTTGTAGACCAGGGTGACACATTTGCTAATATCTCTGCTGAGATATACAGCGGGCAAGCTTGGAGGGATGGAGGAGATGATCCAATATTAGTCCCGGGAACAAATTTATCTATCCATCTTCCATGTGGATGTGTAGAGATTGATTCTCAAACAGTTGTAACATACACGGTTCAGGAGCAAGACACATTATCTGGAATTGCTGCTCTGCTATGTGCTCAACAAAGTGACATTCAGAGATTGAACAGACAACTTCTGCAGAACCGAACATTTATAGACGTGGGCTGGGTGTTGTTTGTGTCCATGGAGATGGAGGTGAGCTCCTATGGCTAGGGCTCGTTTGgcatatttatctatttatgtATAATAGATCAATATGATTTTCTGCCTTGCAACCGATGATGAATGATGTTTTGAGTAGAGGTGAAAAGGCCGACCGTTAATAACTGCCCGCTAATCGCATTAATCACTAACCACCTAGAtagttacagttagcggttttaggtttATTAAAAACTATTAACCACTaacggttaaccgctaaccgcctatatatatacatgaaacgaAATCATTTTGGTTCCTAAGGTTTTACCTTTTATCAAATAACTCACTAAAAGATGGAAAATGTCATCATACTCTCTTTGTTTTAGTGTGGCCATAAACCATATTATGTTCAATAAAAATCAGacatgtgttcttttttttttttttctaattgaataaagAAAGGGCTACAGGAAAGGATCTTTCCCACTTCTGATCCGAACGGAAGAAGAAGTGAGAGATCCTGAAAACGAAAAAGGGatgggctccccaacaataaacccaaaataaactaaaacaacacagaaataaaaacaaaagggaaggccaccccaacaacaaagcccaaatggTAAAAAACAGTGCAAATACAAGAACAAATTCTGGATCAGTCCAAAAGGACCAAACAGCAGGCAATGATAATTACCAATGATCCCAAAAGAATCATAAGCAAGCCGGGCCTATTCCAGGACCGCACAAGGCGGTGTGAATTGCAAAGAACCTCCGTGAAGAGATCATTGCGGGCAAACCAACAACCACGGTTAAATGGTTGTTGCAAAGTAGGCACTGCAGAGAACCAAAAAGGAGCCGGTATAGGACAACCACCAACATCAATCTCCTCCTCAAAATCAAACCAAGTCATGGCAAGGAGataaaaacccacaaaaaacaatacaaacaGCAGAATGAAACTAAAAATACagtaaaacagaaataaaattacaacaaaaacaaacaccaagaacaccaaaaaacaaGGGTAGGGGCGGTGATAGCCAGCCGAAGAACAGATCGGGCACCGGCAAGCAGTGGAATGATCGAGGATCGGCTGGCGGAAAAGGGAAGCGAGGAGGCCAAGGAGGATGGTCGAAGGCCTCGATTGGTGGATGGGTCGTCGTGGAAGAGTAGAtcgggttttgaaaaaacctgaTCTAAACCCCAAAAACCAGATCCACAACCAGGAACTTCGGCAAGGCAGTGGACGGCGACAGAGATGGACTGAACGGCGACAGGCTGGGCGGCGACAGGCTGGGCAACGGGCTGGACGATGACGGAAAACGAGGTGCTAAGGATGGCGGGCTGAGCGGCGAGGACCAGGAACGAGGGACTAGACAGCACAAGGGGCTGGACGATGGCTGAACGACGACGGGAGAGAAGAGCGGCGGTGGGCTTCAAATctacacaagaaaaaaagaacaaaacacaagaaacccaaacaaaaaacacagcaaagagggaaaaaagaaggGGAGGGGGGGAAGAGGAAGCCTTTTCCTCCACCCCGAGAAGGCCGCACAAGGCTTAGAGAAAGACCTCACTAGGAGGTGGCTGGGGGAAAAAACCCTAAGGGTTTCCCAGAGTTTTTTAATCAGACACGTGTTCAAATCATCCAATCAACTAACTTACCTATGATAGTAGAAATTTCATTGATATCCATATTTGACATTATAATGTCATTTTGCAATCGCAAAGAGGAGtgctaaaaaatatatttgtattcTACAATGTTCTCACAATACTAATGTCACAGTTCCAACGAAATCTAACATTGGTccttgttagaaaaaaaaaaaaaaaattttaaaaaaatgttatacaaACTCCTACTCGTATACTccttgatgtgatttttaaaattaccattagatcaaaattcaatagtaatccatcataaatctaatggtaattttaaaagtcacatcaaagAAGATGACAGTGAAAGTATAGAGTGAGAGTGTGAAgcattgcttatatatatatatttgtgttggCAAATTTTGtccttcttcaaaattttcttgattagCTGTATAACATGGGGAGATTATTTGTGATTCTACATTTATACCTTTTAACTataaatttttatctcttcttaaaaGTTCAGTATAAACAGAGGAAGAGGCAAAATTTCTACGGCTTGTTGCTGTATCTTAGAAAgctgtttcttttatcatgaaGGGTGGTTTGTTGAGTTTTTGTCCGTCAAAACTTAACCTAACACTATCATCTAAGTATTGTTGTAAACAGTTTAGATCAAATGctatattttctgtttttgttggaatgttttcattttctaatagcCATTCTGATGGGAGTTCTATTTCAAACCAAACTACTGATTTTGGTACTCTAACGTTTGCTTCACAAGAATGTGTCTGTATTAGTAAAGTTTTATCTTTGGAACTTTTAACAAGAGCATGAACATTAAGATTTTCATTAACTTGTAATAAAAATCTGTAAATTAATACTAAAGGTTGGCTTCCTTCTAACATATCATAACCTGCTATTTTAATGTTTAAAGTTAAAACTTTTAAGATATGTGGATCACTTAAACTTAAAGTGAAGTCAGGGAAACAGTCAAAATGAATTGGTCCTTTAAGAAGACTAAATTCAACGACTCCTAACATGCTAGTACTGTAATATTTATGTCTTGCatttcttaaacacaaaagTACATAGGCATTGATTCCTAGACAAACTAGGGGTTTTACAACAACTTGGATTAATCCTATGTGAAGGAAATTCATTGtcttttctctaagttttttaattacttctttaaaaactaattgatatgtatcatgatgtttatttaaagcataGACTTGTTCAACTATTTTTACGTTGTAATCATTACTAAATGACAAGggtgaaaaacttgatttataaatttctttagttGGGACCTNNNNNNNNNNNNNNNNNNNNNNNNNNNNNNNNNNNNNNNNNNNNNNNNNNNNNNNNNNNNNNNNNNNNNNNNNNNNNNNNNNNNNNNNNNNNNNNNNNNNGAAAAACCAAGTTCAGCCAGAAGCCCACGAAGCCAGACAATCTCAGAACAAGCAGCAAACATTGCCCGGTATTCGGATTCAGTAGATGATTTAGAAACGCGAGCTTGCTTCTTACTCTTCCatgaaatcaaagaatcacccAGAAACATGCACCAACCCGTGACAGACCGCCGAGTGTCGGGACATCCTGCCCAATCCGcatcactataagcaacaaggcGAAGAGGAGAGCCGGTTGGAAAGAACAACCCACGGCCAGGAGACCCCCGAAGATATCGAATGATACGTCGAACAGCAGCTAAATGAAGATTGCATGGAGTTTGCATAAACTGGCTAACCTGCTGGACAGCGAAGGAAATATCGGGCCGAGTAAGAGTCAAATAGTTCAAGCTGCCTACCAACTGTCGGAACACAGTAGGATCAGAGAGAAGATCACCCTCCTCACGtcgatatttcacattaacctccAAAGGAGTATCCATCGAAGAAGAATCCTGAAGACCAGCCAGGCTAATCAAGTCCTgtgtatatttgtgttgattcaagaatataccGGAAGAATCAGTGTGCACCTCCAACCCCAGAAAATACGCAAGAGGACcaaggtctttcatatgaaaagagTCTTGAAGATTCCGCTTGAGATGTGCAATCAAACTGGAGTCGGTGCCcgtaatgacaatatcatccacatacacaagtaaaagaacgagaccagtcggagtcttgcaaaggaacaaagaagaatcatattggctttggacaaaggaCAAGCGAAGCAGAGTAGACCtaaatttttcaaaccatgcccgGGAAacctgttttaagccatagagagacCGCTTTAACTTACACACAGCggcagatggagaagaaaacaaacccgGAGGAGTCATGTAAATATCCTCTTTGAGATCActatgaagaaaagcatttttgacatccatctgGTGAAGTGGCCAGCCTTGGGAGGCGGCAATAGAAATAATTGTACGCACTGTGGTCATCTTCGCAACCGGAGCAAATGTCTCCTCGTAGTCCACCCCATATTCTTGTCTGTTCCCAAGAGCAACTAATCGGGCCTTATATCGATCCAGAGTCCCGTCAGAGCGAAGCTTAATcgagtaaacccatttacaaccaatggcTTTAACATGAGAGGGGCAAGGAACCACGTCCCATGTATGATTGTCTTAGAGAGCCCGAAGTTCCTCATCCATCGCTTTCcgccaacattcatattttatagcctcggaaaaacatgtagggatggaaatagaagataaagtAGCATTAAAAGAAGTGTGGGAAAAACCATACCTATCAGGAGGACGTGATACCGTAGTAGAGCGTCGAGGACCAGACTCATGAACTGTCTCAGATGGCGGGTCAATCGGAGGAGTTGTCGGAACAGTTTCAGATGAAGGGTCAGTCTCGGGAAGGGGCAAAGTTGGTAGACGTCGAgtatacacaattccaggtTTGAACCGCTCAAGCAACAGAGGCAAGTCATCAAAACAAGGTAGAATACTAATCTCAGGCAATGATTTAacatgtgtagaaaagaaacattgattctcaaagaaaacaacattacGAGATATACGAATTTTGTTAGAACAAGGATCATAGCAAACATAACCTTTGTGAGAAATATTATAACCCATAAAGGCACATTTAACAGACTGAGCAGAAAGTTTGTGACGTTCATGAGGAGGTAAATGAACAAAgcaaacacatccaaaagtatGCAAATCAAGATAGCTAGGATGCTGATGATGCAATCGATAATAAGGAGAGTCAAAATTCAAGACCTGAGAGGGCAgtctattaattaagtaaactgcGGTAGATAATGCCTCAACCCAGAATTTAGAAGGAACAGATGACTCAAGCAATAAGGTGCGAACAACGTCCAAGAGATGTCGGTTCTTTCGTTCCGCCACCCCATTTTGTTGCGGAGTATAAGGACAAGAGCGCTGAGAGACAATTCCTTTGTGGTGTAAGAAATCATAAAACTCACGAGACATGTATTCTCCACCAGAATCAGACCTCAAAATCTTAATACCTGTAGAAAATTGGTTCTCAATATATGCTACAAAGGTCTGAAAAACAGACAGGACCTCAGATTTGGCCCGAAGAAAATAGACCCAAGTATACCGactgaaatcatctatgaatgtcacaaaatatttatatcgagcatgagaaattataggagaaatgccccatacatcactatgcacaATATCAAAGCATTTTGCAGCACGACTTCCAtgagaagaaaacgaaagagtTTTACTCTTACCAAGCTTGCATACAGAACAATCAAATGTCAAATTTTTAGAAACACGTTCTTTATTGCCTAACAAACcagaatttaacatatgagacAGAATAACAGAGTTTGGATGACCCAATCGTTTGTGCCATACTTCGTTCGGAGTGTTAACTGTCATAcaagccaaagataaacaactaggaaTTGAAAAGTGCAGTGGAAATAGTCTGCCAACTTTAGGCCCCTTCGCGAGTATCTTCCCCGACACCTGATCCTGCACAAGACAACCATCACGAGAGAAATGGACATCacagtttttttcaactaactGGCCAACTGAAATAAGACTACTAGAAAGTCCAGGAGATACATAAATATCTCTGAATGAAGGATTGATATCTCCTACTTCAGTAATAGCTAAATGACTCCCATTAGCTACTTGAATATGGGATGAACCATGATATGGACgaacattgcaaagagtatCGGACGATCTGGTCATATGATTGGATGCAGCAGAATCAATAAGCCAAGACTTAGAGGAAATAGTACTGTTACCTTGGAGCCCTAAGGCTGAAAAGGCTGACATAATCATCTGCTGGACCATTTCAGGAGTAAGAATTGCTGATCCGGCTGCAGAAGAAGCTGAGGACATCACTGGAGTAGAAGAGGTGTTCACTGCAGCTTGATAGGCAGTAGCTTGACGATTCTGCGGTCGAATGGgacattctttgataaagtggCCCTGTTTCCTACAATAGTTGCAAGATTTCTTTGCACAGTTGGCAGCAATATGACCATACTCCTTGCAGCTGAAACACTAGACCTTGCGCATATCCTTACCCTTCCCTTCCCCATGGGCTGCATAGGATACTGGATTCGGGTTGGAATCTTGCTGGAACGTAGCCTGTGTGAGAAGACGCTGCTCCTCACGAAGTAACTCTCCAAAACAAACCTCCAAAGATGGAGAAGGATCCcgattcattaaatttgagcgaataacctcaaattcagggcgcaatttcatcaggaattgatctctcttgctTTGCTCATGAACTGCCTGAACAGCAGAGAGAGATGCAGCAGATACCTTCGCATAAACCATATAAgaaaattctccccacaaattttgaaaaccagaaaaatactcTGGAATGGAGAGATTGCCTTGAGTGTAACTAGCAATCTCATATTCCAGCTGAAAACGGCGTGCGGTATTGTCCTGATGATAAACTTTCAACAAATACTCCCACAGTCTTCGCAGTCTTATAGGGCCTCAGATTGAGCACAATAAGAGGATCAACAGACCCTAAGATCCAAGACATCACACGTGCATCCTTGACCTTCCACTTAGCCAACTCCTTAGTTTCCGTAGGAGCTGGATCACTACCGTCAATATGGCCCTACAACTCTTTTCCcgtaacaaataattgaaactgaaattcccaagcagaataattttttctagTAAAACGAACCCCAAAAGCCTCgctagaagacatgatgaaataagaaaattagaaattaaaacacCTGATAAATGAGTAATAGGCCCACCAGATCTGTTGGACAGCAAGCCCAAGTCCCCACACAAGTCAAACACCAATCAGCAACCCAAAACAGCAACTAAGCCCAAGCCCAGCAAGCCCAAAGTTACCAGCAACTAAAAATATGAGCCCACAGCTACCAATCAAGCCCAAGCCCACCAAACAGCACCCAAACAGCAACCAAACAGCACCCAAATAGCAACCAAAACGATCATGCAACCATGCTGCCGTCAGCCCAAATCCTCCAGAATCGCCGATAGCCCAAAACGACCACGTCGCCGTCAGCCCCTACTCCAGAATCGCAAACAGCCCCAAATCCTTCACGACCACGCCGCTGTCAGCCCCAAATACACCAAAATTGCCGACAGCCCAAAAACGATCGACAGCCCAGATCGCCGACAGCCACCAAGGAGATCGCCGAAAGCCCAAGTCTGCCGACAACTACCACAAATCGCCGGAAACGCTCCACACCACACCAAAATAGAATCCGCCACACCTGAACCTGCCAACAGCACTAAATCTCCGACAACGCAGATCGCCGACAGCCACCAAGGATTCTCCACAACCTCCAAAGGCTCTCCCGACAGCCACTAATCAATGTAGACTGCCTCGACCCTCAACAAAAAACTGCCAAATAGCAATTTAGAACCCACCAGAATGATCGAAGTTATCGAccgccacaaaaaaaaaacaacaggtAACTGAAAACCTAGAacaaccctaatttagatgatggctctaataccatgtcaattgtattgaatacctctcaatgtgagggttcctcgtattatatagaaattgtctaggtaattacaggctgtatctcagcgattacagcaatctagggaaacaaataaggtaactaaaatctacGTATTAATTACAgtatactatagctataatacaagaacatgccataactagaaagactaattatggctaaatatataatgatatatatagaccGTATCTGACTAACACTTGCTCCTTGCAGCCTGTTCCATAAGAGCCATTTTGcttggaagaaattttctttGGAAGCCATTATAAAGATTATTTCTTTCCCACCAATATTACAGCCTACCATGTTTGACTGTTGTTTCCTCACCCATATTTTGCCCCTAACATTTTTTGTCAGGTTTAGGGAATAGAAGGTGTGAGAAATTATTGGAGGGAAACACCTTGGGTCTCAGCTGATTACTTCACATAATATTTAACAAGGAAGATTTTTtattccctttattttttattttgtttgtctgatttcctttttatcTTCCAGGTGGCATCTCTCAAGGAAATAGTTGCAAAGAAAGATGAGGAGATTGAGCACTTGCAGCTTCTCAAGGTCAATGTTATCTGGAGGGAACGTAGGCCAGCATTTTACTGAAGACATTGAGCTCTTGGGGTTTGAGGATGCAGATTCTGAGGAAGGATTAAGTGATATCTCTGACGGTGGTCTTTCAATGGGAACAGAAACTGATGGCTCAATAGGCAGTGTTGTGGAGTACACTCTTTTTCCTGAAGTTGCAAAACCAGCTGAAAACATAGTTCCCGAGCGCACACCAGCTGAGAAGCCACCAATTCAGAACTCAGGGAAGTGAGTCTTTCTCATTTTCATGATGTTCCAATTGAGGTGCATTATTCTTATTGCTGGAGAACTGGCTGGTATTAATCTGATACCTTTCTTGCCCAACTAGACAGCTAACAAAGAATTTGGCATGTGCTTCTtccaagagaaatgttacaaactacatttttatctcataggAACTTTCGCTTTTTTCAAACGACGACAAGACAACAAACGATATTACTTCCTCCTTTTCTGAACCCATCTTGTTCGATTTTTTGACGACTCTAGAGAACGATCACCAAGCTAATAACCGACTTATTGTGATGATCACCACCGAGAGCCAACGTGAATTAATGGACGCCGAGATCTCGTTGGAGTTAAAGGTCGTTTGCGATTCTTATTGCGCCAACAAAAAGAGGAAAGCAACTGAAAACAGCACTTGTGGAATAATATTCAAAAGAATGAAACCTGCGGATTACCGTGAACTTAGAAAGAAGAGAGGTGCAGCAGTGTTTCATTGGAGTTGAAGCTCGACCAATATGATCCCTGGGCTATCAAGAAGACGATTGTGACAAGCGATCTGGGGTATTTGTCGAAGTTGGTGCTGGCGGAGGACAGCGTAAGGAGGCATATTTTACCCCATTGGGATGCACAGTGCATTGAGAACATAAAGAATGGGGTGAGCGTTCCAGTATGGGACTGCGACACCATGTCTGAATATCAATTGCTCTTCAAACGATGGGAGAGTGGGAGCTACGTCTTCATTGAAAGATGGAAAGGAGACTTTGTAGAGAGGAGGAGCCTGAAGAAGGGTGATGAGATTGGAATTTATTGGGATCCCGGCaattcaagatttaattttagcCTTCCCAAGCGTGGCCTAGCTTGGATTAACATGTAGCTCCATTTCATGTCTCTTTTAATTTCTGTCATGTATATTGCAAATCAACTAGAGAGGCAAATTGCCtgctttataatattttatattcttacTTTATTACGTTTTTTCATTGGATTAAGATACccaacaattttaaataaacattatgttcttaaattatgaaatttttagGCATTAAAATGGCTGGAAAATGTcaatctattaaaaatgtggtatattctaggtagttgagaatttagtatattttcatcacGTTGTTGCTCTATGTTGTAAGAAAGCTTTGAgttaaaaattgtcttttgattttacGAAGAAGAAAGGTGTCTACAAAAGTGGAGATGACACATTTTGAGAGGAAAATTCTGTTTAATTACTTCTATAACATGTCAactttttaatatgtagcattttttacaATTGTATGAGATCTTGATCCTTCTTTATTAGGGctcgtttgtttcgacgtaaaaatgtttttggtcaaattttttcaaacataatttaaaacacTGACAACTTTTGAGCTTGGCTTGCTGCCATCTAACTAGTAATTAAATTAGATCGGTTGGGAATTGGGCCGACAAGATAGTCTAGCCCACCTAAACCGTAAGATGGGCTTGCAAACTCAAAGCCCACTACGATAGACCTGATCCTGTAAGTGTGTGCGTAACAGGGGATTTGTTCCAATAACTTATCCAATCCCGCAATATCATCAACACCCCTAATTCAGAGCCCAGATGGATGAGATCCTGAGGTTATTATTACTTTCAACTCTCTTTCTAAAAATTATACAGTGACTTAAGCATTGAAGTTATCTCTCACCGACACCCATCAACAGGCTCTCATGCTTAGTATTAGGTACTAGGAAACTGTTCTAGCAAGATCAAAATTTGCTTGGATAATTGAAGCTAGCGAGGTAGTGAGCAAGGAGGTTTTGAGAAGGTGGTGGCAGCCGACACATACTCAAAGATACACAAAGCTAGGTTTCAAAGGGTGCAAAACTTCACCGGAAGCCCGCATTGAAACccaatgttaaaaataaaaataaaaataaataaataaaccactCTATATGAAACTCTCACCTGCCCAAATAAATTATTAGACAGTTCAAAACttattaataattcaaataaataattgttatgAATCCTTATCTGGCCAAATTGACTTATCCTACATACTACCAACATAATACCAATCAAAGCTCTGCCTTTACCCTTGGGCTATCAAGAAGAGGATTGAGAGAAGTGATATTTATTTAGCCTTTGGCAAGGTTCTTGTTAGTGAATTTGGGGTCCAACAAATTtgtagaacaaaaaaaaaaaaaaagtaaaatgacaattttgccATTGTCATTTCTATAAACGCATTGAAAATATCAAGTGCCTTCGTTAAAACCAATAAGAAGATTGGCAATTTCCAAACGAAATCCATCAATCTATAGAAGTAAGCAAGGACAAAGAGAACGAAGCTAGCAATGGTGGCGGCAACTCTTATTTAACTTCTCCTTCATTCCCATGACCACAACAATGGCTTCCCATGCTCTCCTCCCTCCATTAATGGCAACTCTATTTGCCACCATTCTTGCTTCCACCACATCCATCAAAGCAAGCCTTATTTACCCTCTCAATTGCTCTACTCAAACAATAATCAAGACATGTAATGCCTCCCTGTACCACATAAACGACAGTGGTCGATGAGAAGAACAAATTGCCTCCCTTTACTCTGTCAATCTATCCCAAATGAACCCAATAATGCATGGCAACGACAAACAAGATTACCTCATCAATGTCCCTTGCTCTTGCACAGATATAAGTGGCACTGTCGGATATTTCTACGACACATCCTATGTTGTAGACCAGGGTGACACATTTGCTAATATCTCTGCTGAGATATACAGCGGGCAAGCTTGGAGGGATGGAGGAGATGATCCAATATTAGTCCCGGGAACAAATTTATCTATCCATCTTCCATGTGGATGTGTAGAGATTGATTCTCAAACAGTTGTTAACATACACGGTTCAGGAGCAAGACACATTATCTGGAATTGCTCCTCTGCTATCTGCTCAACAAAGTGACATTCAGAGATTGAACAGACAACTTCTGCAGAACCGAACGTTTATAGACGTGGGCTGGGTGTTGTTTGTGTCCATGGAGATGGAGGTGAGCTCCTATGGCTAGGGCTCGTTTGgcatatttat
This genomic interval from Corylus avellana chromosome ca3, CavTom2PMs-1.0 contains the following:
- the LOC132175537 gene encoding kinesin-like protein KIN-14J, giving the protein MRRLSTCSFSRSMLSGGNVGQHFTEDIELLGFEDADSEEGLSDISDGGLSMGTETDGSIGSVVEYTLFPEVAKPAENIVPERTPAEKPPIQNSGKQLTKNLACASSKRNVTNYIFIS
- the LOC132174327 gene encoding putative B3 domain-containing protein At1g78640; protein product: MDAEISLELKKEERCSSVSLELKLDQYDPWAIKKTIVTSDLGYLSKLVLAEDSVRRHILPHWDAQCIENIKNGVSVPVWDCDTMSEYQLLFKRWESGSYVFIERWKGDFVERRSLKKGDEIGIYWDPGNSRFNFSLPKRGLAWINM